One genomic window of Nitrosomonas sp. Is35 includes the following:
- a CDS encoding M14 family zinc carboxypeptidase, whose amino-acid sequence MRAPSTIKQSFPELEQIEAILRERDAAILQSRVLCQVPYGDDLLPVYALTLGNRAPDVPCVTYVAGIHGLERIGTQVVIAFLEGLLERLKWDRVLAEILQHVRIHFIPIVNPVGMLNKTRANGQGVDLMRNAPVDSVEKTILLAGGHRISPSLPWYRGKTGDVMQPEAQALCDFIAQEVLPAPFSLALDCHSGFGFRNQIWFPYARSRREPVKHLKEICYLRNLFMQTYPHQDYLFEPQSQHYLVHGDLWDFLYLKSLEQNNVFLPLTLEMGSWRWIRKNPLQLRQLLGLYHPIKPHRLNRVLRSHLILMEFLLHATLSYQNWINQSDAEKLEQQARALWYP is encoded by the coding sequence ATGCGCGCTCCGTCAACGATCAAACAATCCTTTCCCGAGCTGGAACAAATCGAGGCTATTCTGCGAGAGCGCGATGCGGCGATCTTACAGAGCCGGGTGCTGTGCCAGGTGCCGTATGGCGATGACTTGCTGCCGGTGTATGCGCTGACACTCGGCAACCGCGCGCCGGATGTGCCGTGTGTGACGTATGTCGCCGGTATTCACGGTTTGGAACGCATCGGCACGCAAGTCGTCATCGCATTCCTTGAAGGCTTGCTGGAGCGGCTCAAGTGGGACCGGGTATTGGCAGAAATACTGCAACACGTGCGCATTCATTTCATACCCATCGTCAATCCCGTTGGCATGCTGAACAAAACTCGCGCGAACGGGCAGGGTGTCGACTTGATGCGCAATGCGCCGGTCGATAGTGTTGAAAAAACCATTTTACTGGCCGGTGGACACCGCATCTCACCGTCTTTGCCGTGGTACCGGGGAAAAACCGGCGACGTCATGCAGCCGGAAGCCCAGGCATTGTGCGATTTTATCGCGCAAGAAGTCTTGCCTGCGCCGTTCAGTCTGGCGCTCGACTGTCATTCCGGTTTCGGTTTCCGCAACCAGATCTGGTTCCCTTATGCCCGGAGCCGGCGCGAACCGGTCAAGCATTTGAAGGAAATCTGTTATTTGCGCAATTTGTTCATGCAAACCTATCCGCACCAGGATTATCTGTTCGAGCCGCAATCGCAGCATTATCTGGTGCATGGCGATTTGTGGGATTTTTTGTATTTGAAGTCATTGGAACAGAACAACGTTTTTCTGCCATTAACATTGGAAATGGGTTCATGGCGCTGGATTCGCAAGAATCCGCTACAACTGCGCCAGTTGCTTGGTCTGTACCATCCGATCAAGCCGCACCGGCTCAACCGGGTGCTGAGAAGCCATTTGATTCTGATGGAGTTTCTGCTGCACGCGACGCTGTCGTATCAAAATTGGATCAATCAAAGCGATGCGGAGAAACTGGAGCAACAAGCGCGGGCGCTGTGGTACCCATGA
- a CDS encoding alpha/beta hydrolase has translation MSQSEHFVLIRGLWREARHWGEFTAHLQQQFPAALISTPDIPGNGLRNHEISPDTIAAMTYALRQQINLNQPVRLIALSMGGMIAIDWMMRYPKEIEAAVLINTSARPLSPFYHRLRWTAYPHVLPLIFQSIAKREADILRLTSNRHQHDTKLLESWQQWQQQNPVSPASARNQLLAAMKFSVTAKPQQPLLVVTSRADRLVDYRCSRKLAQTWNADYVENESAGHDLPLDEPEWLVQNIKQWLDTTINELSSQ, from the coding sequence ATGAGTCAATCCGAGCATTTTGTGCTGATCCGGGGATTGTGGCGTGAAGCACGGCATTGGGGTGAATTTACCGCGCATCTGCAACAACAATTTCCCGCTGCGCTAATCAGCACACCGGATATTCCCGGCAATGGTTTGCGCAATCATGAAATCAGCCCGGACACCATCGCCGCTATGACCTATGCGTTGCGCCAGCAAATTAATTTGAACCAGCCGGTACGGTTGATCGCATTGTCGATGGGCGGCATGATCGCAATCGATTGGATGATGCGTTATCCAAAGGAGATCGAAGCTGCGGTACTGATCAACACCAGCGCCAGACCGCTATCGCCGTTTTACCACCGTCTGCGCTGGACGGCTTATCCGCATGTTCTGCCGCTGATTTTTCAATCTATTGCGAAAAGGGAAGCGGATATTTTGCGGTTGACTTCTAACCGCCATCAACACGATACAAAACTGCTCGAATCCTGGCAGCAATGGCAACAACAGAATCCCGTATCGCCAGCCAGCGCCAGAAACCAATTGCTCGCCGCCATGAAATTTTCAGTCACCGCAAAACCGCAGCAACCGCTATTGGTCGTCACCAGCCGGGCGGACCGGCTAGTGGATTACCGCTGCAGCCGTAAATTGGCGCAAACCTGGAATGCGGATTATGTTGAAAATGAATCCGCCGGGCATGATTTACCGCTGGATGAACCGGAGTGGTTGGTTCAAAACATTAAGCAATGGCTTGATACAACGATAAACGAGCTATCCAGTCAATAA
- a CDS encoding type II toxin-antitoxin system VapB family antitoxin produces the protein MRTNIVIDDELMNEVIKLTGVKTKKEAVELGLLTLIRIKKQEAIKRHRGKLKWDGNLDDMRTD, from the coding sequence ATGAGAACCAATATTGTTATTGACGACGAACTGATGAATGAAGTTATCAAGTTGACCGGCGTAAAGACCAAAAAAGAAGCCGTAGAACTCGGCCTGTTAACTTTGATAAGAATAAAGAAACAAGAAGCGATCAAGCGACATCGGGGTAAATTGAAATGGGATGGTAATCTCGACGACATGAGAACGGATTGA
- a CDS encoding PIN domain nuclease produces MVLIDTSVWVDFFNGKISSETEKLDHYLSSTVIIVGDLILAEVLQGFRNDKDYQIAKSLLTELELVQLCNSDLAIKSAQNYRMLRKQGITIKKTIDCLIATYCIETKTPLLFSDRDFVPYVENLRLKDASVL; encoded by the coding sequence ATGGTATTGATCGACACCAGTGTATGGGTGGATTTTTTCAACGGTAAAATTAGCAGTGAGACCGAGAAACTCGATCATTATTTGTCCAGCACGGTGATCATTGTTGGGGATTTAATTTTAGCTGAAGTGCTGCAAGGATTTAGAAACGACAAAGATTACCAAATAGCAAAATCACTACTGACAGAGCTTGAACTCGTGCAACTTTGCAATAGTGATTTGGCAATTAAATCGGCCCAAAACTATCGCATGCTCAGAAAGCAAGGTATCACCATCAAAAAAACCATCGATTGCCTCATCGCCACTTACTGCATCGAAACCAAAACGCCTTTGCTTTTCTCAGATCGTGATTTTGTTCCATATGTTGAAAATCTGAGGCTGAAAGATGCGTCGGTTTTGTGA
- a CDS encoding lysophospholipid acyltransferase family protein, with product MLDVDAMLKDYFPDSQVQSDKPLMKAASSLLKKLLHQEEINRFIETHRHLEGLEFNDAVLEHFNFSFQVSSKDRARIPDQRRVLIVANHPLGSLDGLALLKLVSEIRTDVKIVSTSLLDCIDPLKSLFLPVDNFSKVAKHRDNLNLIVAALEAEQAVIVFPTGEVSRISPLGVRDGKWKSGFISLAKKTKAPIVPVHIGGKNSAMFYGLSSIYKPLGTMMLVNEMFNKKGGEVSFRIGKPIPWESIAAMDLSKKAAAKLMRKQVYWLGEKKKKELFKPIENIIHPVRTKLIRKELKASQLIGKTQDGKHIYLFDYLPNSSVMREIGRLRELSFRQVQEGTGNALDIDSYDRYYRHLILWDEDELEIIGSYRIGEAAKILKTRGAEGLYTYSLFEFNPAFLPYLEQSIELGRSFIQPRYQNKRSLDYLWYGIGAYLYQHPEIRYMAGPVSMSTALPEAAQQTIANFYHQLRGNDQRLAAPRIPFEFDAAADFSSFNKASDETEYKQAYSLLKEKLDASGVKVPVLYKQYVELCEPGGCEFLGFNIDPQFSNCVDALILVHVGAIKEKKHQRYIESHAAAMLERNSA from the coding sequence ATGCTGGATGTCGATGCAATGCTGAAAGATTATTTCCCAGATTCGCAGGTGCAGAGCGATAAGCCGCTGATGAAGGCGGCGTCTTCGTTGTTGAAAAAGCTGTTGCATCAGGAAGAGATCAATCGTTTTATCGAGACACACCGGCATTTGGAAGGATTGGAATTCAACGATGCGGTGCTGGAGCATTTTAATTTTTCGTTTCAGGTTTCCAGCAAGGACCGGGCACGCATTCCGGATCAGCGCCGGGTGTTGATTGTAGCCAATCATCCGCTCGGTTCCTTGGATGGATTGGCGTTGCTGAAGCTGGTATCGGAGATTCGCACCGATGTGAAGATTGTGTCGACGAGCTTGCTGGATTGTATCGATCCGCTGAAAAGTTTGTTTCTGCCGGTGGATAATTTTTCTAAGGTGGCGAAGCATCGCGACAATTTGAACTTGATTGTAGCGGCGCTGGAGGCGGAGCAAGCGGTGATTGTGTTTCCCACTGGCGAAGTGTCGCGTATTTCTCCGCTGGGGGTGCGCGACGGTAAATGGAAATCCGGATTTATTTCGTTGGCCAAGAAAACCAAAGCGCCGATTGTGCCGGTGCATATCGGCGGCAAAAATTCCGCGATGTTTTATGGTTTATCGAGCATTTACAAGCCGCTTGGCACGATGATGCTGGTCAATGAAATGTTTAACAAGAAAGGCGGTGAAGTTTCGTTCCGCATTGGCAAACCGATTCCGTGGGAATCGATCGCCGCGATGGATTTATCCAAGAAAGCGGCGGCAAAGTTGATGCGCAAGCAAGTTTACTGGCTCGGCGAGAAGAAAAAGAAGGAACTGTTCAAGCCGATTGAAAATATCATCCATCCCGTCCGTACCAAGTTGATCCGCAAGGAACTGAAAGCGTCGCAGTTGATCGGCAAAACCCAGGACGGCAAGCATATTTATCTGTTCGACTATCTGCCGAATTCCAGTGTGATGCGGGAAATAGGGCGGTTGCGCGAATTGTCGTTCCGTCAGGTGCAGGAAGGTACAGGCAATGCGTTGGATATCGACAGCTACGACCGTTACTACCGCCATCTGATTCTGTGGGACGAAGATGAGCTGGAGATTATCGGCTCGTATCGCATCGGGGAAGCGGCAAAAATTCTTAAGACACGTGGCGCGGAAGGGCTGTACACGTATAGTTTATTTGAATTCAATCCGGCATTTCTGCCGTACCTGGAGCAATCGATCGAGCTGGGGCGCAGTTTCATTCAGCCTCGTTATCAAAATAAACGTAGCTTGGATTATCTATGGTATGGCATCGGCGCTTATCTGTATCAGCACCCTGAAATTCGCTATATGGCCGGGCCGGTGTCGATGAGCACGGCGCTACCGGAAGCGGCGCAACAAACGATCGCAAATTTCTACCATCAACTGCGCGGCAATGACCAACGGCTGGCCGCTCCCAGGATTCCGTTCGAATTTGATGCCGCAGCGGATTTTTCATCATTCAACAAAGCCTCTGATGAAACGGAATACAAGCAAGCGTATTCGCTGTTGAAAGAGAAACTCGATGCATCCGGCGTTAAAGTCCCGGTGCTGTATAAGCAATACGTGGAATTATGCGAACCGGGCGGTTGTGAGTTTCTCGGTTTTAATATCGATCCGCAATTCTCAAACTGTGTGGATGCGTTGATTCTGGTGCATGTCGGTGCGATCAAGGAAAAAAAACATCAACGCTATATTGAGAGTCATGCGGCCGCCATGCTGGAACGGAATTCCGCATAG
- a CDS encoding diguanylate cyclase, with product MEGLIVEPSRTYQKLLSTAIESGGLGTKQVSTGGEALTLLRKQPFDLVFIATHLQDMDGPMFSSQLRADSRTRQIPLVMITANDNKEFQDEAFSAGVTEIFSKHELDKITSYTVQFSRKRCNKAMSGHILYLEDSTSMASAVTALLTGCGYTVDHFSNGEEGLLALQNNDYDLVLADTLLKGRLNGHAIVKAIRSLEDDKKDLPLLVFSVLDDATRKVELLRSGVNDYVSKPLIQEELLTRINTLISNKKLLSKAIMQQSQMHELTMKDPLTGLYNRYFLLETAPSKLSEAARHSIPCSLIIVDIDRFKSINDNFGLASGDKVLKEVAATLTGSIRREDIAARYGEEEFALLLPHCDLAGAAMIAEKIRHSIEHLQLSGIHVTASLGVAELQPNSSDGFSDLLKAAAEAADRAKSNGCNQVFVYRP from the coding sequence ATGGAAGGACTTATCGTTGAACCATCCAGAACTTATCAAAAACTGCTATCAACTGCGATCGAATCAGGCGGATTGGGTACCAAACAAGTCTCAACGGGTGGTGAAGCGCTTACATTATTGAGGAAACAGCCTTTTGATCTGGTATTTATCGCCACGCACTTGCAGGATATGGATGGCCCCATGTTTTCATCGCAATTACGCGCCGATTCCCGTACCCGGCAAATTCCGCTGGTGATGATTACCGCAAACGACAATAAGGAGTTTCAGGACGAAGCATTTTCAGCCGGTGTAACAGAAATATTTTCCAAGCATGAATTAGATAAAATCACCAGTTATACCGTGCAGTTTTCGAGGAAACGATGCAACAAGGCAATGAGCGGTCATATTTTGTATCTTGAAGACAGCACATCCATGGCAAGCGCAGTGACTGCATTGCTCACCGGGTGCGGTTATACGGTGGATCATTTCAGTAATGGTGAAGAAGGATTATTGGCGTTGCAAAACAATGATTATGATCTGGTGCTAGCCGATACTTTGCTGAAAGGCAGACTCAATGGCCACGCGATTGTAAAAGCCATTCGCAGTCTTGAGGATGACAAAAAAGACTTGCCGCTACTGGTCTTTTCGGTTCTTGATGACGCTACGCGTAAAGTTGAGCTGCTGCGTTCCGGTGTCAATGACTATGTCAGTAAGCCGCTGATTCAAGAAGAATTGCTGACGCGAATCAACACGCTGATCAGTAACAAGAAATTGTTAAGCAAAGCAATCATGCAGCAGAGCCAGATGCACGAATTGACAATGAAAGACCCGCTTACCGGTTTATATAATCGCTATTTTCTGCTGGAAACAGCGCCATCGAAATTGAGCGAGGCCGCCCGGCACAGCATTCCATGCAGTCTGATTATAGTGGATATCGACCGGTTCAAATCGATCAACGATAACTTCGGTCTCGCCAGCGGGGATAAAGTATTGAAAGAAGTTGCTGCGACACTCACCGGCTCCATTCGCAGAGAAGATATCGCGGCACGATATGGTGAGGAGGAATTTGCTCTGCTGCTGCCGCATTGTGATCTTGCGGGTGCAGCGATGATCGCCGAGAAAATACGCCACTCCATCGAGCATTTGCAACTCTCCGGCATTCATGTCACCGCAAGCCTGGGCGTTGCCGAATTGCAACCCAATTCGTCTGATGGTTTCTCCGATTTATTGAAAGCCGCAGCGGAAGCGGCCGATCGCGCTAAATCAAATGGATGTAATCAAGTTTTCGTATATCGTCCATAG
- a CDS encoding exosortase system-associated protein, TIGR04073 family, giving the protein MFSYQGKNQFLKKLNKGDFLMRSIVKLFWVLSILFLFSSQAIASDSYINNSAEKFSSGVANAVTGWVELPKNIILTSQKEGPAYGITVGLAMGIMHTVGRSLVGVLDAATFFIPTKPSVNPPYIWQDFSRETSY; this is encoded by the coding sequence TTGTTTTCTTATCAAGGCAAAAATCAATTTCTAAAAAAACTGAATAAAGGAGATTTTTTGATGAGAAGCATTGTAAAACTGTTCTGGGTGCTTTCGATATTATTCCTTTTCTCGTCTCAAGCGATTGCTTCGGACAGCTATATTAATAACTCAGCCGAGAAATTTTCCAGCGGTGTAGCGAATGCAGTGACCGGGTGGGTGGAACTGCCCAAAAATATTATTTTAACCAGCCAAAAAGAAGGACCGGCTTACGGCATCACCGTGGGACTAGCCATGGGGATCATGCATACCGTTGGCCGCAGTTTAGTGGGTGTGTTGGATGCCGCAACTTTCTTTATTCCAACCAAGCCATCAGTTAATCCGCCCTATATTTGGCAAGATTTTTCGCGTGAAACATCCTATTGA
- the htpX gene encoding protease HtpX, which produces MKRILLFLATNLAIVVVLSITLRLLGVEKILDAQGTGLNINSLLIFAAVFGFGGSFMSLALSKWTAKRFTGAQVIEMPRNAQEHWLVATVQRQAAAAGIGMPEVAIYDAPDVNAFATGMSRNDALVAVSTGLLNNMSQDEAEAVLAHEVSHIANGDMVTLALIQGVVNTFVIFLSRVIGHTVDRVIFKTEEGHGPAFWITNIVAEIVLGVLASIIVMWFSRQREFRADAGGASLAGRAKMIAALRRLQMIHEPAHLPNQLAAFGISGGSNGFSRLFMSHPPLEERIAALETQR; this is translated from the coding sequence ATGAAAAGAATTCTTCTTTTTTTGGCAACTAATTTGGCCATTGTAGTTGTTCTAAGCATCACATTACGATTGCTTGGCGTTGAAAAAATCCTTGATGCACAAGGAACCGGTCTGAATATCAATTCCCTGCTGATATTCGCAGCGGTATTCGGCTTTGGCGGCTCATTCATGTCGCTTGCCTTGTCCAAATGGACAGCAAAACGCTTCACTGGTGCTCAAGTCATCGAAATGCCGCGAAACGCGCAAGAACATTGGCTGGTTGCTACGGTACAACGGCAAGCGGCAGCGGCTGGGATCGGCATGCCGGAGGTGGCTATTTACGATGCGCCGGATGTCAATGCATTCGCCACCGGCATGTCACGAAACGATGCGCTGGTCGCGGTGAGCACTGGTCTTCTCAACAACATGAGTCAGGATGAAGCCGAGGCCGTGCTGGCGCATGAAGTCAGTCATATTGCTAACGGTGATATGGTCACCCTGGCGTTGATCCAAGGCGTCGTCAATACATTTGTCATTTTCCTGTCGCGCGTTATCGGCCATACCGTCGATCGTGTCATTTTCAAAACAGAAGAAGGACATGGCCCCGCCTTCTGGATTACCAACATCGTTGCCGAAATCGTGCTCGGTGTGTTGGCCAGTATTATCGTTATGTGGTTTAGCCGTCAGCGTGAATTTCGCGCCGATGCGGGCGGCGCCAGCCTGGCCGGAAGAGCGAAGATGATTGCTGCACTCCGGCGCTTGCAAATGATTCATGAACCGGCGCATTTACCTAATCAATTGGCCGCTTTCGGTATTTCCGGTGGCAGCAATGGATTTTCGCGCTTATTCATGTCACATCCGCCGCTGGAAGAAAGAATCGCGGCACTTGAAACGCAACGCTAA
- the ftsB gene encoding cell division protein FtsB — protein sequence MKLLSFLLFVAIAAMQYPLWLGKASWLRVWQVDQEVVAARAENLQLQNRNNMLEAEVNDLKQGLEAIEERARSDLGMIKEGEILFQIVRNTQPKSTQSNPAQ from the coding sequence ATGAAGCTATTGAGTTTCCTCCTGTTCGTCGCCATTGCTGCAATGCAATACCCATTATGGCTTGGGAAAGCAAGCTGGCTCAGGGTTTGGCAAGTAGATCAGGAGGTTGTTGCGGCACGGGCGGAGAATTTGCAGCTGCAGAATCGTAACAACATGCTCGAAGCCGAAGTCAACGATCTGAAACAAGGACTTGAAGCCATTGAAGAACGTGCCCGCAGCGACTTGGGCATGATCAAAGAAGGCGAGATTCTCTTTCAGATCGTCAGAAATACCCAGCCTAAATCCACGCAATCGAATCCTGCACAATAA
- the eno gene encoding phosphopyruvate hydratase, with protein MSAIVDVIAREILDSRGNPTIEADVLLESGVLGRASVPSGASVGTREAMELRDGDAQRYSGKGVLKAVENVNTEISETLMGLDAIDQSFIDQELINLDGTENKSRLGANAILAVSLAVAKAAAEESGLPLYRYLGGAASMSMPVPMMNLINGGAHANNNINMQEFMIVPLGIANFRDAIRCGAEVFSTLKKLINDKGMPTTVGDEGGFAPNLESNEAALQLIVQAIDQAGYQPGRDVAIGIDCASSEFYHDGKYHLGSEGLQLTSAQFTDYLASWVDKYPIITIEDGMSELDWNGWELLTEKLGKSIQLVGDDIFVTNTRILQEGIKRNIANSILIKVNQIGTLTETFAAIEMAKCAGYTAVISHRSGETEDTTIADIAVATNALQIKTGSLSRSDRLAKYNQLLRIEEDLGDLASYAGRRAFYQLK; from the coding sequence ATGAGTGCAATAGTAGATGTCATCGCCCGCGAGATTCTGGATTCTCGCGGTAATCCAACCATTGAAGCGGATGTACTGCTGGAATCCGGTGTGCTCGGACGCGCCTCGGTTCCTTCCGGCGCATCCGTCGGCACCCGGGAGGCGATGGAATTACGCGATGGCGATGCGCAGCGCTATTCGGGCAAAGGCGTGCTCAAAGCCGTGGAGAATGTGAATACCGAAATTTCCGAAACACTAATGGGATTGGATGCCATCGATCAAAGCTTCATCGATCAAGAACTGATCAATCTGGACGGCACTGAAAACAAATCCAGACTTGGCGCCAATGCCATCCTCGCGGTATCCCTCGCGGTTGCTAAAGCGGCTGCGGAAGAATCCGGCTTGCCGTTGTACCGTTACCTCGGTGGCGCCGCTTCGATGTCGATGCCAGTGCCGATGATGAACTTGATCAATGGCGGCGCGCATGCCAACAACAATATCAACATGCAGGAATTCATGATCGTCCCGCTGGGAATTGCTAATTTTCGCGATGCGATCCGATGCGGCGCGGAAGTTTTCAGCACGTTAAAGAAACTCATCAACGACAAAGGCATGCCTACAACCGTCGGCGATGAAGGCGGATTTGCTCCCAATCTGGAAAGCAATGAAGCCGCTTTGCAGTTGATCGTGCAAGCAATCGATCAAGCAGGATATCAACCGGGTAGAGACGTTGCCATCGGCATTGACTGTGCCAGTTCGGAGTTTTACCACGATGGTAAATACCATTTAGGATCCGAGGGCCTGCAGCTGACATCGGCGCAGTTTACGGACTATCTGGCATCGTGGGTGGATAAATACCCGATTATCACGATCGAAGACGGTATGAGCGAACTTGACTGGAACGGTTGGGAATTGCTGACCGAAAAATTAGGTAAATCAATCCAATTGGTCGGTGACGATATCTTCGTAACCAATACCAGAATTCTGCAGGAAGGCATTAAACGCAATATCGCCAATTCCATCTTGATCAAAGTGAATCAGATCGGCACCTTAACTGAAACCTTTGCCGCGATTGAGATGGCGAAATGCGCCGGTTACACAGCGGTCATTTCGCATCGTTCCGGCGAAACCGAAGACACCACCATTGCCGATATCGCCGTCGCCACAAACGCTTTACAAATCAAAACCGGCTCACTGTCCCGTTCCGATCGTCTCGCCAAATACAATCAACTGTTGCGGATTGAAGAAGATTTGGGAGATTTGGCCAGCTACGCCGGCCGGAGAGCATTTTACCAACTCAAATAA